TTTTTTTTGTTTcttacatgttatgtcacttgaCTTAGACTTGGTAAAGTCTCAGTCGGctgagacctagccacaccctTTTTATTTATATGCACCTTCCATTAAAAGCTTTGTACTGTGGCATAGATGATAAAAAAACCTTTAAAAAAACCTTTATTTATTTATGTAGTTACTTTTCTTTCTTGAGAGAATTTGATGGAGTTACATGTAGATGGCACTGGAGTTCTAAAAATGTGACTGAGGTTTATGTGCACTTCTGAAGAACACGAATATAATAACCACTAAATTTACAAACCCAACAGTTTATTCCTGAAATCATATCATCATCATGGCAATGCAAATTGCTCGAGGATATTGCTGCCAATCCATCACTGTGTGCAGCAAAATTGGCAAATTATGATACTTCAACAAACACAGAGAAAGAATTATGTACAAATGAGTTTGTACTCATCACTGTAAACCAGATGCGCGTGCATTCCATGCATACAATGTCTTCCAGCGCCATCTAACGCCATGCTCTTCCATGCATGTGAGTCATTGGACCCTCATCGAGTCAGTTGTTCATCCTAGCATTGGAGTCAGAGTCGTCAGAGTAGGTGCCTTGCTTGGAATTTGAATTGAAATTGGGGATAGAGACAACGAGCTCCTTGACATCGGGGCCACACGTCTGAAGGTGAGCGAGAATCTTGCTGAATTTAGGTCTCTGCTTTGTGATGGTGATGGACACATCATTAGGGAAGAGGTCTCCGCGCACAAAGGCGTGGTACATGGTGGCGGCCAGCACCACAATGATGGTCATGGTGGCAATCCCCGAAAGCCCGAGTGCCATTGCTCGCGTCACCAAGTTGTCCACCTCTGATGCATACAATACCGTCGCCAGGGCAACACTTGTCATCGGGAATGTGTATGCCCACCACGCCAGCGAGAACCTAAACCCCCAAAAGAGGTTGACGCGCACCACCAATGACACATAGAGGAAGAGTGAGACGTAGTAAAGGAGCTTGGCACCATCGTTGAACTCGCCAGAGATCCTCGTCCAGGCCATGGATGCCACACTAGGCGCAGCGACGAAAAGAAAGAAGACCGGGTGGAGATCCTTGGGGAGTTGCATATTGGTGGGGAGCCGCTGATAGAGGGTGACAAAGAGCACAACGTAGTGGGCAAACCCAACAGCGAAGAAGAAGATTGGTAGCTCCCGGAGGCCCATCCTGGCACCAAGTAGCGCGCCGACAAAGTTGCCGACAATGGCAAGGTGGTTGGATGGGTTGGCCACCTTGGAGAGGCGCCTCTCACCACTGGACATCCATTGGCCGTAGATCTTGATATCGAGCCAGAAGATGGGCGCCATGAGAAGGTACCAGACGACATGGTGGATCTCCCACACCGGGTGTGGCACACCCTTGACAAGGAAGAGGCAGGTAATCCAGGGCGCGAAGAAAAAGTTGACGCG
This portion of the Triticum dicoccoides isolate Atlit2015 ecotype Zavitan unplaced genomic scaffold, WEW_v2.0 scaffold184490, whole genome shotgun sequence genome encodes:
- the LOC119344770 gene encoding S-type anion channel SLAH2-like; protein product: VVFYFEAVRREFHHPVRVNFFFAPWITCLFLVKGVPHPVWEIHHVVWYLLMAPIFWLDIKIYGQWMSSGERRLSKVANPSNHLAIVGNFVGALLGARMGLRELPIFFFAVGFAHYVVLFVTLYQRLPTNMQLPKDLHPVFFLFVAAPSVASMAWTRISGEFNDGAKLLYYVSLFLYVSLVVRVNLFWGFRFSLAWWAYTFPMTSVALATVLYASEVDNLVTRAMALGLSGIATMTIIVVLAATMYHAFVRGDLFPNDVSITITKQRPKFSKILAHLQTCGPDVKELVVSIPNFNSNSKQGTYSDDSDSNARMNN